The Neobacillus sp. OS1-2 genome includes a window with the following:
- a CDS encoding UPF0223 family protein: MEYQYPIDYNWSTDEIVDVIKFFEAVEQAYEKGIERDKIMMTYRRFKEIVPSIAQEKTICGEFEEISGYSSYRTIKKAKESASGDRINMK; encoded by the coding sequence ATGGAATATCAATATCCGATCGATTACAATTGGTCTACAGATGAAATTGTTGATGTCATTAAATTTTTTGAGGCAGTTGAACAGGCATATGAAAAGGGAATTGAACGAGACAAGATTATGATGACTTATAGAAGGTTTAAAGAAATTGTCCCGAGCATCGCGCAAGAAAAAACCATTTGCGGCGAATTCGAAGAAATAAGTGGATATTCTTCCTATCGAACAATTAAAAAAGCAAAAGAATCCGCATCAGGTGACAGAATTAACATGAAATAA
- a CDS encoding DUF1054 domain-containing protein codes for MEFNGFTNEDFDVFLLDGLEARMDALKRTIRPKLELLGAHFAPSLSHLTGDEMFVHVAKHARRTINPPKDTWVAFANNPRGYKMLPHFQIGLWHTHLFIWFAVIYEAPQKEDMGARFTKKANKIFKEIPKDYVWSLDHMKPDTIKHGNLSKADLLSNFARLQNVKKAELLCGFTIERDQTIQLGSEGLLQQIEDVFNNVAPLYKIAQNMK; via the coding sequence ATGGAATTCAATGGATTTACAAATGAAGATTTTGATGTGTTCTTACTAGATGGTTTAGAAGCAAGAATGGACGCACTTAAAAGGACAATCCGTCCTAAATTAGAGCTTCTAGGGGCGCACTTTGCGCCATCTTTGTCTCATTTAACAGGAGATGAAATGTTTGTCCATGTGGCAAAGCATGCAAGACGGACAATCAATCCGCCAAAAGATACATGGGTGGCCTTTGCCAATAATCCTCGCGGCTATAAAATGCTGCCCCATTTCCAAATAGGCTTGTGGCATACCCATTTATTCATTTGGTTTGCCGTCATTTATGAAGCACCTCAAAAAGAGGACATGGGAGCAAGATTTACAAAAAAGGCCAATAAAATATTTAAGGAAATACCAAAAGACTACGTCTGGTCGTTAGATCATATGAAGCCTGATACAATTAAACACGGAAATTTGTCAAAAGCTGATTTGCTTTCAAACTTTGCTAGACTGCAAAATGTAAAAAAGGCAGAGTTATTATGCGGTTTTACCATTGAGAGGGATCAAACCATCCAGTTAGGTTCCGAAGGGTTATTGCAGCAAATTGAGGATGTATTTAACAATGTGGCTCCCCTCTATAAAATTGCTCAAAACATGAAATAA
- a CDS encoding inositol monophosphatase family protein: MNWEEIDTYAKEWVKEAGNRIRLSFEKTLSIETKSNANDLVTNMDKEIEQFFINKIRGMYPEHRIMGEEGFGDELNSLDGIVWLIDPIDGTMNFIHQQRNFAISIGIYENGIGQIGLVYDVVHDELYHAIRGKGAFLNGKQLPVLKESKVKESIIALNATWVMENHRIDHNLLIPLVRNARGTRSYGTAALELVFVATGRVDAYLSMRLSPWDIAAGAVIVEELGGVVTNLKGEKHNFLSQDSLFTANPGLHQEILKDYLRVGQS, encoded by the coding sequence ATGAATTGGGAAGAAATTGATACTTATGCAAAAGAATGGGTAAAGGAAGCAGGAAACAGGATACGTTTATCCTTTGAGAAGACATTAAGTATTGAAACAAAGTCAAACGCCAACGATCTTGTGACAAATATGGATAAGGAAATAGAACAATTTTTTATAAATAAAATTAGGGGGATGTATCCGGAGCATAGAATTATGGGGGAAGAAGGATTTGGTGATGAACTGAACAGCCTTGATGGAATTGTCTGGTTAATTGATCCCATTGATGGAACGATGAATTTTATCCATCAACAAAGGAACTTTGCGATATCCATAGGGATTTATGAAAATGGAATTGGCCAAATTGGCCTCGTTTATGATGTGGTCCATGATGAATTGTATCATGCAATTCGGGGCAAGGGTGCTTTTTTAAATGGAAAACAACTACCAGTACTTAAGGAATCAAAAGTGAAGGAATCCATCATCGCCCTTAATGCCACATGGGTAATGGAGAATCATCGTATCGATCATAATTTGTTGATTCCATTAGTTAGAAATGCCAGAGGGACCAGATCCTACGGGACAGCGGCACTTGAATTGGTGTTTGTTGCAACAGGGAGGGTGGATGCCTATCTTTCGATGCGATTATCGCCATGGGACATTGCTGCAGGGGCAGTTATTGTAGAAGAATTAGGTGGAGTAGTAACTAATTTAAAGGGGGAAAAACATAATTTTCTTTCCCAAGATTCACTTTTCACGGCAAATCCCGGTTTACATCAAGAAATCTTAAAGGATTATTTAAGGGTAGGTCAATCGTAA
- a CDS encoding YlaF family protein, translated as MKSVKWPLLMYAILAAASIMGIGIAISEKSLLGAIGCILAVIVIMGLGFKTKRKMRESGEL; from the coding sequence ATGAAAAGTGTAAAATGGCCTTTACTTATGTATGCAATACTTGCTGCAGCTAGTATCATGGGAATCGGTATTGCTATTAGTGAAAAAAGTTTACTGGGAGCAATTGGCTGTATTTTAGCAGTAATTGTCATCATGGGACTAGGATTTAAAACAAAAAGAAAAATGCGTGAAAGTGGAGAATTATGA
- the typA gene encoding translational GTPase TypA: MKIRNDIRNIAIIAHVDHGKTTLVDQLLKQSGTFRSNEHVEERAMDSNDLERERGITILAKNTAVQYKDTRINILDTPGHADFGGEVERIMKMVDGVLLVVDAYEGCMPQTRFVLKKALEQKITPIVVVNKIDRDFARPAEVIDEVIDLFIELDASEDQLEFPVIYASAINGTASVNPEQQDENMQSLYDAIVEYIPAPVDNREEPLQFQVALLDYNDYVGRIGIGRVFRGTMQVGQQVALMKLDGSVKQFRVTKIFGFFGLKRQEVQEAKAGDLIAVSGMEDINVGETVCPIEHQEALPILRIDEPTLQMTFAVNNSPFAGREGKYLTSRKIEERLLAQLHTDVSLRVENTDSPDAWIVSGRGELHLSILIENMRREGYELQVSKPEVIVKVIDGVRCEPVERVQIDVPEEHTGSVMESIGARKGEMLDMINNGSGQVRLIFNVPARGLIGYTTEFLTMTRGYGIINHTFDSYQPMLAGQVGGRHQGVLVSMESGKASTYGIMQVEDRGTIFVEPGTEIYEGMIVGENTRENDITVNITKVKQATNVRSANKDQTSVIKKPRIMTLEESLEYLNDDEYCEVTPESIRLRKKILDKNEREKSAKKKKYAEMS, translated from the coding sequence TTGAAAATAAGAAATGATATTCGTAATATTGCGATCATTGCACACGTTGACCATGGGAAAACAACGTTGGTGGATCAATTATTAAAACAGTCTGGAACGTTTCGTTCAAATGAGCATGTGGAAGAACGGGCAATGGACTCTAATGATCTAGAAAGAGAGCGCGGAATTACCATCCTTGCTAAAAATACAGCGGTACAATATAAAGATACCCGTATCAATATTTTAGATACTCCGGGACACGCTGATTTTGGCGGCGAGGTTGAGCGGATTATGAAAATGGTTGACGGAGTATTACTTGTCGTGGATGCTTATGAAGGATGTATGCCGCAAACTCGTTTTGTTCTTAAAAAGGCATTGGAGCAGAAAATCACACCGATTGTCGTTGTAAATAAAATTGACCGTGACTTTGCTCGTCCAGCAGAAGTAATTGATGAAGTAATCGACTTATTTATTGAACTTGATGCGTCGGAGGATCAGCTTGAATTCCCTGTTATTTATGCATCAGCCATAAATGGTACAGCAAGCGTCAATCCTGAACAACAGGATGAAAACATGCAGTCATTGTATGATGCCATCGTTGAATATATTCCGGCACCAGTTGATAATCGTGAAGAGCCATTACAATTCCAAGTAGCTCTTCTAGATTATAACGATTATGTCGGCAGAATCGGCATTGGGCGTGTTTTCCGTGGCACGATGCAAGTTGGTCAACAAGTTGCTTTAATGAAATTAGATGGTAGTGTAAAACAATTCCGTGTCACCAAAATCTTCGGTTTCTTTGGCCTAAAACGTCAGGAAGTTCAAGAAGCAAAAGCAGGTGACCTAATAGCCGTCTCTGGTATGGAAGATATTAATGTTGGTGAAACCGTTTGTCCAATTGAGCACCAAGAAGCATTACCAATTTTGCGAATCGACGAACCGACACTGCAAATGACTTTTGCCGTAAACAATAGTCCATTTGCTGGGCGAGAAGGAAAATATTTAACTTCACGAAAAATTGAAGAAAGACTTCTTGCACAATTGCACACAGATGTAAGTTTACGGGTTGAAAACACAGACTCACCCGATGCTTGGATTGTTTCCGGCCGTGGTGAACTTCATTTATCTATTCTGATTGAAAATATGCGCCGTGAAGGCTATGAACTTCAAGTTTCAAAACCTGAGGTCATTGTTAAAGTTATTGATGGCGTTCGTTGTGAGCCTGTAGAAAGAGTGCAAATTGACGTTCCTGAAGAACATACTGGTTCTGTTATGGAATCAATTGGTGCACGCAAAGGTGAAATGCTTGATATGATTAATAACGGTTCTGGTCAAGTAAGGTTAATCTTTAATGTCCCTGCACGTGGTTTAATTGGGTATACTACTGAATTCTTAACCATGACACGTGGATATGGAATTATTAATCATACTTTTGACAGCTACCAGCCAATGCTTGCAGGTCAAGTTGGCGGAAGACATCAAGGTGTCTTAGTCTCAATGGAGTCTGGAAAAGCCTCGACATATGGTATTATGCAGGTAGAGGATCGTGGTACGATATTCGTTGAACCAGGCACGGAGATATATGAGGGAATGATTGTTGGTGAAAACACTCGTGAAAATGACATTACAGTCAATATCACAAAAGTGAAGCAGGCAACAAATGTTCGTTCAGCCAATAAAGACCAAACATCAGTTATTAAAAAACCACGTATTATGACATTAGAAGAATCGCTAGAATATTTAAATGATGACGAATATTGTGAGGTAACACCAGAATCTATTCGCCTACGTAAGAAAATTTTAGATAAAAATGAACGTGAAAAATCAGCTAAAAAGAAAAAATATGCTGAAATGAGTTAA
- a CDS encoding YlaH-like family protein, producing MELVAGNSPVSQSDVETGVLLQYLFIVILTIIVYRLGFAKKLPLLKNIVIYVSLCVGCLIMLFFSYALPIAEGLGVAAVLLIIYKIRRYQSEKNHAEAK from the coding sequence ATTGAGCTTGTTGCAGGTAATTCACCTGTATCACAAAGTGATGTAGAAACTGGTGTGTTACTCCAATATTTATTTATTGTCATTTTAACCATTATTGTCTACAGATTAGGCTTTGCAAAAAAATTGCCTCTGTTAAAAAACATTGTCATCTATGTCAGCCTTTGCGTTGGATGCCTGATCATGTTGTTCTTTTCTTACGCATTGCCAATTGCTGAAGGGCTCGGTGTAGCGGCGGTATTATTAATCATTTATAAAATCCGCCGTTACCAATCGGAAAAGAATCATGCGGAAGCAAAATAA
- a CDS encoding YlaI family protein — translation MRVKCVICDKIEAIEDESLIAKRLRNRPIHTYMCDNCSTRITEKTNARIDTGNFRLYRTKLEKDEW, via the coding sequence ATGAGAGTAAAGTGTGTCATTTGCGATAAAATTGAAGCGATCGAGGATGAATCATTAATAGCGAAACGTCTTCGTAATCGTCCAATCCATACATATATGTGCGATAACTGCAGCACTAGAATAACCGAAAAAACCAATGCCCGAATTGATACTGGTAATTTCCGCTTATATCGGACCAAATTGGAAAAAGATGAATGGTAA
- a CDS encoding pyridoxamine 5'-phosphate oxidase family protein yields the protein MANQVEPKLIKPLYDEMQKERFVTLATVDYETGGPNVSAISWVMAIDESTIYFAVDNRSRILENIHKNNKVVINLIANESTYSIQGDAQLKEERLQDVPLKLALVKVTIQEVRDVMFYGSKIVTEVQYDKTYDKNAAEKLDRQVMEAMKKA from the coding sequence ATGGCAAATCAAGTAGAGCCAAAGCTAATCAAGCCATTATATGATGAAATGCAGAAAGAACGTTTTGTTACATTGGCAACAGTTGATTATGAGACAGGCGGACCAAATGTTAGTGCAATTTCTTGGGTGATGGCAATAGATGAAAGCACCATCTATTTTGCGGTTGATAATCGTTCACGGATTTTAGAAAACATTCATAAAAATAACAAGGTAGTTATTAATTTAATTGCAAATGAATCTACATATTCGATTCAAGGGGATGCACAGCTAAAAGAAGAAAGATTACAGGATGTTCCATTAAAGCTCGCATTAGTAAAAGTGACTATACAAGAAGTAAGGGATGTCATGTTTTACGGATCCAAAATTGTCACTGAAGTACAGTATGATAAAACCTATGATAAAAATGCTGCGGAAAAATTGGACCGACAAGTAATGGAAGCAATGAAAAAAGCTTAG
- a CDS encoding YhcN/YlaJ family sporulation lipoprotein → MKKLLLTIPICLLLAGCTTDKHKEIAKSENNSLVNVKNSYIESVDTKSGQEISKRLVTLATSIPNVNDATAVVLGKYAIVGIDVNAKIDRSQVGSIKYSVAESLRKDPYGANAVVVADADTTERLKEIQADIKKGRPIRGIMEELADVAGRLMPEIPGDLITPSPKNATEKPNKKLPENEQEKLNKEQKDQSNHHK, encoded by the coding sequence ATGAAAAAACTATTGTTAACCATCCCAATATGTTTACTCTTAGCTGGTTGTACTACCGATAAACATAAAGAGATTGCCAAAAGTGAAAATAACTCCTTAGTAAATGTAAAAAATAGTTATATTGAAAGTGTGGACACGAAATCAGGACAGGAAATTTCAAAACGGTTAGTAACGCTCGCAACAAGTATACCAAATGTAAATGATGCGACTGCCGTAGTTTTAGGGAAATATGCCATTGTTGGGATTGATGTCAATGCAAAAATCGACCGATCACAGGTTGGCTCCATTAAATATTCAGTTGCGGAGAGCCTGCGAAAAGATCCATATGGTGCCAATGCTGTTGTTGTCGCCGATGCGGATACAACCGAACGCTTAAAGGAAATTCAGGCGGATATAAAAAAAGGCAGACCTATACGAGGTATTATGGAGGAGCTAGCCGATGTGGCAGGGCGATTAATGCCGGAAATACCTGGTGATTTAATTACACCTAGTCCCAAAAATGCAACAGAGAAGCCTAATAAAAAACTGCCGGAAAATGAACAAGAAAAACTTAACAAGGAACAAAAAGATCAATCCAATCATCATAAATAA
- a CDS encoding PhoH family protein produces MSKIYVLDTNVLLQDPYSIFSFEDNEVVIPAVVLEEVDSKKRYMDEVGRNARHVSRLIDGLRASGKLHEKIPLDRGGTIRIELNHRSFHELQDIFVEKTNDNRILAVAKNLFLEEQAKEDGKPVIIVSKDALVRVKADAIGLTAEDFLNDRVVEIEHIYTGFFELLLPIELLGRFYEKGELSLSEVANHPFYPNQFLLMKDILGGSASAIGMVDKTSQKVRKLTLNQEHVWGIHSRNVQQTMAIELLLRKDIPLVTLTGKAGTGKTLLALAAGLMHTEDFREYKKLLVARPIVPVGKDLGFLPGEKQEKLRPWMQPIYDNLEFLFNTKKPGELDAILAGMGSIEVEALTYIRGRSLPKQFIIIDEAQNLTKHEVKTILTRVGEGSKIVLMGDPEQIDHPYLDAYNNGLTYVVEKFKDQNISGHVKLLKGERSGLARLAADLL; encoded by the coding sequence TTGAGTAAAATATACGTGTTAGATACAAACGTTTTATTACAAGACCCGTATTCCATTTTTTCCTTTGAAGATAATGAAGTTGTTATTCCCGCAGTCGTTCTTGAAGAGGTGGACTCAAAGAAAAGATACATGGATGAGGTGGGAAGAAATGCGAGACATGTATCAAGACTAATTGATGGCCTTAGGGCCTCAGGGAAGCTGCATGAAAAAATTCCTCTCGATAGGGGTGGAACGATTAGAATCGAATTAAACCATCGTTCCTTTCATGAACTTCAGGATATTTTTGTAGAAAAGACAAATGATAATCGGATTCTAGCGGTGGCAAAAAATTTATTTTTAGAAGAGCAAGCAAAAGAAGATGGTAAGCCGGTTATTATTGTTAGTAAGGATGCGTTAGTTAGGGTTAAAGCAGATGCAATTGGATTGACCGCAGAAGATTTTTTAAACGACCGTGTGGTAGAAATTGAACATATTTATACAGGATTTTTTGAGTTACTTCTTCCAATTGAATTATTAGGCCGTTTTTATGAAAAGGGTGAGTTATCACTGTCAGAGGTTGCAAACCACCCATTTTACCCCAATCAATTCCTATTAATGAAGGATATTCTTGGCGGTTCCGCATCAGCAATAGGGATGGTGGATAAAACTAGTCAGAAAGTAAGGAAATTAACGCTAAATCAAGAGCATGTCTGGGGCATTCATTCAAGAAATGTCCAACAGACAATGGCGATAGAATTGTTATTACGAAAAGATATTCCACTTGTTACCCTAACCGGTAAAGCAGGGACTGGAAAGACATTGCTTGCTCTCGCTGCAGGTTTAATGCACACGGAGGATTTTAGGGAGTATAAAAAGCTATTAGTGGCTAGACCCATTGTACCTGTAGGGAAAGATTTAGGATTTCTGCCGGGGGAAAAACAAGAAAAGCTTAGACCGTGGATGCAGCCCATTTATGATAATTTGGAATTTCTCTTTAATACAAAAAAGCCTGGCGAACTTGATGCCATCTTAGCTGGGATGGGATCAATCGAAGTGGAAGCTTTAACATATATTCGGGGCAGAAGCTTACCGAAGCAATTTATTATTATTGATGAAGCACAAAACTTAACAAAGCATGAAGTAAAAACCATCTTAACCAGGGTAGGTGAGGGCAGTAAGATTGTCTTAATGGGTGACCCGGAACAGATTGATCATCCATATCTTGATGCCTATAACAATGGATTAACCTACGTCGTTGAAAAATTTAAAGATCAAAACATTTCCGGTCATGTAAAATTATTAAAAGGGGAGCGGTCTGGGCTTGCGAGGCTTGCAGCAGATTTATTGTGA
- a CDS encoding peptidyl-prolyl cis-trans isomerase yields METIMSISGNVKYPITLDPGVWIFDDRRIDLTTYFTKEKEKSDSVEAYTKAVSKHWDREIMEGAVFPPTLKTEKKFLKEKVLTGTFGIPLKPFLLNAEPAGDAETLIVHTTNGEYEFSLEKAYGFILGFSKNGQPLSSDGPVHILYPDGSNQDNPIKNVMGFTLK; encoded by the coding sequence ATGGAAACAATTATGAGTATATCGGGAAATGTGAAATATCCTATTACACTTGATCCAGGGGTCTGGATTTTTGATGACCGTCGGATTGATTTGACTACTTATTTTACAAAGGAAAAGGAAAAATCTGATTCAGTTGAGGCATATACCAAGGCTGTTTCAAAGCATTGGGATCGTGAAATAATGGAAGGGGCCGTCTTTCCGCCGACATTAAAAACAGAGAAGAAATTTTTAAAAGAAAAAGTATTAACAGGTACATTTGGTATACCTTTAAAGCCATTTTTATTAAATGCAGAACCTGCAGGTGATGCAGAGACCCTGATTGTACATACAACAAATGGTGAATATGAGTTTTCTCTAGAAAAAGCCTATGGGTTCATTTTAGGATTTTCAAAAAATGGCCAACCTTTGTCTTCTGACGGCCCAGTACACATCCTTTATCCCGATGGTTCGAATCAGGATAACCCCATAAAAAATGTAATGGGATTTACATTGAAATAG
- a CDS encoding YlaN family protein, producing MASEMIVNHQEKALALLQADAEKILKLIKVQMDNLTMPQCPLYEEVLDTQMFGLSREIDFAVRLGLIDGKDGKAILAQLEKELSGLHDASLKK from the coding sequence GTGGCGTCTGAAATGATCGTGAATCACCAGGAAAAAGCCTTGGCTTTATTACAGGCTGATGCTGAAAAAATATTAAAGCTTATCAAAGTGCAAATGGACAATCTCACGATGCCTCAATGCCCTCTTTATGAAGAGGTATTGGATACACAAATGTTTGGTTTATCTAGGGAAATAGACTTTGCTGTTCGATTAGGCTTAATAGATGGTAAGGATGGTAAAGCGATTCTAGCTCAATTAGAGAAAGAATTATCGGGTCTACACGATGCATCCTTGAAAAAATAA